Part of the Mauremys mutica isolate MM-2020 ecotype Southern chromosome 1, ASM2049712v1, whole genome shotgun sequence genome is shown below.
actgGCCAATGCCAGCGCAGCAGAGGGAAtggccagaacagggaatcatcaaatgatccatcccctgtcgcccattcccagcttcagacaaacagagactaggacaccatccctgcccaccttagctaatagccattgatgaatttatctaattccttttatagtttatagtcttggccttcacaacatcctctggcaagggttacacacacatgctcacatcTTCCTCCCCCAAACCAATTGTTGTTAGCTAATCTTTCTATTCAAATAGCAGTAGATCCCTGATCAtgctcaaggccccattgtgctaggtgctgcacatgtgCGTGTGACGAAGGGGTTATCATTCTAGAGAAAATGAGTGCCAGCTCCCCCTCTCATTCCTTCGTTACCCAGCTGATGTCCTTGTGTCAGGCTGTGGTGTGCAATGCATGCCTAGGCACTGCCCCATTGCACTACTGTTGGAAGGctgtgcccaagccctgcctttgctcagcAGGGCCTTGTCCCATCTGTCCCTGTCTGTTCTTTCCCACAGGCCGAGTGTGTCGACATCTGGGATGAGCCAGTTCTACTCCTCTAGGGAATCCACCACCTCTGCCCTCTGGAGTCCCAACTCCTTTTCCCTGAGAGAAGCCTCCATGACTTGGTCAGAGCCCCTCTGCCACACAAGGGAGATCATGACTGTCACAAGCTGGGAAGGATCCACTCATCCCAtccaagcccagcctctccccaggcctcctgcccacagcagacGAGACCGGCGAGAGCAGAACATAGGTCTGGACCAGATGTCAGCCCATGGCTCAGACTTCAACATCCGACAGAAGCatctgcagagccagctgggggCACCACAAAGCCTCATCCCGGGGGAGCCATTGCTGGGTGAGCAGGACACCAAGCAGCAATGGGAATTCAACACAGATCGGCCCAAAAGTGGATTTCCGGCAAAGGTCCCAAAGCCCCTGAGATCCGACACCAGGCCTCAGCATGCACAGGAGAACCAGGAGCCATGTGTctgcccctggggacccctgccccaaaagGCCCACAAGATCATGGCATCCCCTGATGCCATCCTGGCCAGGCTTGTGCCCACGGCGGGGGTCAAGCTGCAGGATCACATGGCTCAGAAATGCTTTGAGATCGAAATGAAGGCTTTTCCTAAGATCGTGAGAGAGTCGCACAGAGATGCTCCCCTCCTGAGAGAGACTGCCCTGCCTGGGCGACTCCACTCCCCTAGGGAGCCAGGCAAGCACAGGACAGCGGCATTCCCAACAATGGGACAACAGCCTGCCCACCCCGTCGAACTCCACATAAGGCGTGAGCATCTCATTATGCAGAGGGGGCTGCTCACCCTGGATCCAGAGCCCCAGGCAAAGCTGCCTCATGCCGTCCAAGCCAGGGGAGCCAGTGTGGAGTTCAGTGAGATGGAGACCGATTTCCTGCAGATGGGGAGGCAAAGCACAAGCTCCTCTTCTTCCACACGTCCTCCAACGCCAGTGGAAGATACCACCATGGAGATGGGCAGGAATGATAGCGCGGCAGGAAACCAGACTAACCCAGATCACTGCACTCTGCCAGCAGGGATGGATCTGACATCGCCACCTCCAGGAACCACAATAGCAGAGAAGACACTCGAAGCGACACTCCAGATTTATAGGAGCGAGTTGAGAAAGCCCCTTACCAGTGTGAGCGGCACcaaagggactgaagagaagctggagctgcacatggagaggaaggttaccttgggagaaggctcctgcctggggccaggggcacaagcaggtgagagcagggcagatCTTCCCAGGACCCAATGGCACCAGGTTGCCCCAGAGgccccaggctctgagcagctaacAAGATCCACCCTTGGCTCTctcattgctgggcaggctgcacaCGACCTGCAGATCAAGCAGCTGACGGAAATGCTGAGCAGCTCCCGCCCCTTGGCGGGCCAGGTCTCAGTTTGCCAGCAGTGCCGCAAGGCACATCCAGGAAAGAGGAAGGGTGAGAAAACTCCGAAGGAGACATCTGCTGAGCCGCACGGTGTTCGAGACATCATGCATTCACATGGATTCAATGGAACTGTGAATTCAAAGCTCTCCAGGGACCAGCCGCCAATCAGAGTGTGCGAGAAGTGTGATAAGCATCGACGGAAGAGACCAGCTGGCTCGGCAGGTGCTGACTTGCCGGGAAGATCCCATGGAATTCCACAGCGTTGGACTCCAGGAGACTCCTCAGCATCATCCAACCACAATAAGATGCCAGTGCTGTGGCTCCTTCCAGCAGACAAGAGCAAGAGGCaggatggaaaggggaaaaggGCTCCCCGCAAGCAACCAAAGGTGGTGTCCGTTGCAACGAGTACAACAGGGCTTTCGCAAGCTGGGGAGAAAGGAAGTGGGAGTCCTGACGGTTCTCCCTCAAAGTCACCAAAGGCCTCCAGAGCTAGGACACCATCCCCTTCAAGGAGCAAAGTTCTCCAAAAGATGTTAATGTGCCTGAAGCAAACCTTTAGCAAGCTTCAAAACAAAGTGAAGTCCCGAATGTCCAAGGACTCTCGTTCCAGAACTCCCGacactaaatttacaaagccacccttttggaaggcaagggcctccAAGGGTGTCCGCTTTCCATACTAGtgaatcccaccctgccagcatgGCCACTAACAGAAGGGGCCCACAAATTCCAACATCTCCCTATCATCCAGTGGTCTGGTAAGCATGGGCTAAAGTGGCTGAGAAGAATGGCTcgttgtcctgggacacagagactgatggataagagactctccttggggtatGACATTTAAACCCAGATTCCAAGATGAAGGGGGGCCTGGGGGCTTGGATGAGATTGAGGGTGTGGCTAGCTCACTGGATTTGTTACTTTACCTCATGCGGTTCAAGAATCAATCCTTCCTTCAAGAAGAGCTGatactaaatttacaaagccccccttttggaaggcaagggcctctAAGAGTTTCCAGTAGTACTATTAGGGCCCTACCGTCAATCAAAGCCAAAGCAGCCCCATGACCCCTAAAACACCGCCCCTCGACCCCTTAAGCCCCGCCCACCTATCACCAGAAGTTCCACCCATGGGGGCATTACTTCTGGGGTCAAGGTGGACACATGACCGAAAGCAAAGTGtttcatgtgacccctctaagaactcctcccgctgccctctaccaatcaggaggggttttgcCCCCATAGGCCTGCCCCAAGAggtgatttgaccaatcaggggtgttccagggtggggtgacccatccggaTGTGGCTCTTGTGatccctctaagaactcctcccaatgcTCTCTACCAATCGCGATGGGTTTTGGCCGCATAGGACCACCCTcagagcagatttgaccaatcggtGGTGTTCCGGTGCGGGGTGACCTGCCCAGATGAGGGTCGTGTCACccttctaagaactcctcccattgccctctgccaatcagagtgcaacactatcaccccataagtcccagcgccggggcagaagaggccatcttttaccaaggatgcgtgctttagaaatcatggaAACAGACTTCTTCACCACCCCTGTGAGCACtttggactttgttttagccccgagggcctttggacttgtgtggagaaagcgctacatcagcgacagttccCACGAGGGCTCTTTGActcagccgttgatggatacaCCGGAATCCGAAACCCAAACTCTCGTGAGGCACCCCAATGAGCATGAAGGCCTCTCATTGTTTGCCCCCCTAGAGGTGGAAGACGAACACAGCTCGGGGGAGTCATCGGAGGACAAGGTGAATGGAAAAGAcattgctcaggtaaatgaatgattacgAAGTGACTgttgatgatggggtgtaatggggttaggaaccgggggttggggggttgtgtctgtttaaaaacaagcagtgggaacttacactgtttcttttctgaaaatctctcgacAGCTtgatgatgcctttctagaggacccggAGGCCCTGGACAGCGTTACATCAAGCAGCGAAGATGAAGCGGgctctccttgtttttgctgaatgccgatacaaattgttgaagaggactccgAGGATGACAGCTATGAGGAGTTTAGGAGGCTTGGCATggaactaactgagccagtgccacgtcgtgagcATAAAAAAGTCATGCGGACTTTTGTATGTGTTGTTGTTTATGCTGTCCTTAATcactgccttagggaaaagctttttgaagattgtgagggccGTGTCATAGAAGTGCCAGCCCAACGGCgccatgactgtgtgacttggacttcagtagaTCTAAACTGCAAGCTCCGGGGTCTGTCTGCTGAGCTGTatttggaaagcttattaaacactgttcttgccataggttatgctatgcaatgtctgtgcctaacccaaGAACATTTAGCGTAAGGGGTGATcttgataaatgctgtgcaataTTGTGCCGACCCTgaccgtgttttaaagaaaaggaCCAAACCAGAAGATGCCTGTGTCACATTATTGActtgaactgggaccgtatagaagatggttgcaaccaaggtcctgtagtggcaccaaatcttatgtaaagggggtcatataaggggtctaagaccaggttatgggttgctggttatgattatgctgtctgggtgcatgtgtcattttgtagttgaagttatgaatattggctctatcctgtctgtatttcaaacttatgctatgcttctgggtgacgtCCCAGATGAGTTGGTGTTGAGctttgcctagcctgcttgatggcccattaaggaccatcagcgacacaactgacccattgagagaaggcagatgtgccttgtaagtcagcaaagtatgcagggacttgtccatatgactccagactccattttgcttgtaattttccacagtaaggacaaagaggtgttcttacacctgggaaagactataaaaggctgatgcctcatctccctcttgtcttcagtcctgcttcttacttctggagggactttgctacaaactgaagctctgaacaaagaactgatgacccatcccagctggggatgtactccagagacttaatttaaacctgcagtttattctatcactgctacaagcctgaaccaagaactttgccattactgtatgtaattgattccatttaaccaattctagctctcatctgtatctttttccttttatgaatgaacctttagattttatagattcataggccttgtctacactacaggactatttcgaatctacttaattcgaatttgtggattcgaccttatgaagtcgaatttgtgtatccatactaaatacactaattcgaacttctgagtccacattcacggggccggcgtcgactttcgaagcggtgcactgtgggaagctatcccacagttcccgcagtccccgctgcccatttgaattctgggatttccccccaatgcatgctgggggaaaaaatgtgtcgagggtggttttgggtaactgtcgtcattgaaccgtcaatcacgccctcactccctccctccctgaaagcgcctgcgggcaatctgttcgtgcacttttctggtcagtgaaagcgtggacgccacagcactgcaagcatggagcccgctgcaatcctcgccgttttctcctcctcgcactttatcgtccacctcttccacattcagctgctgagaaattgggctacttttcaatggttctgcaagcactgggggaccataggggacgttttaccaacatgaacgtcggatggccgggcaaggttcctgatgcatgtgttctcaggaactgtgggctgctcagacgcctgctggaaggtagtttcttcccgtaccacgaaataactgttgtggatgtgcatttgcctatagtgatcctcggtgacccagcctgcccgctaatgcacttgctcatgaagccctatacaggcgactgggacagcgacaaggaactcttcaaataccagcgagcagcgagcagcgtgacctgtgactgttcagtttctttacagagaagctgaacctgcccctgtttctttacccagttactgttgactctcctcttcggttaaataccccattctccccgtttcctccacttccaagacacgtgtaaaaataaaatacatgtcacactgttactgaggagaggtttctttattcatgacttttcgttaaagggtcgaaactggaacgcagactgcggtgggtagggtgtgcgctgatgtaaagaccgcctctaaacttaaggaatgacaggctcctgctcctacagcgctccgcattgccggactgcttgtttcaacggagcctgccatccctcctttttgggattctgtgtgcgggcggctatgtggccttgtggcggaggaggacggatacagattcctctgctgcgtgactcagcggtccacaacaaggaccgctgtataagatctgtacccgacctcccccgctaaaaagtcacatccccaccgcccacacagaacctggaaaccacctcccataccgaccacggtgcctgctgactgcactgtgtgtgttacccgctgctgatccggcccccgtgtctgtaccctgcgaaaggtgcctgtcctatgcaattagcaacgcacttccccacgcaccccattcaaacacagtcttcagtgaggaaacatgacggaaacagtacttaacagcaaagtatttttattacttaagtacacagttatgggatgggactgggattgggacttgtttgagtccggaagggaaggacttatgcaaacgtagggtatgagagcttttggttacttgagcactctgctggggtgcagtgacagtattcacggcccagggcgggcatcctcctggttatttagggtgaggggggtatgtgactttgtggcgggggagggcggttgcagagatactgccgggggctctgtcctgcagcggacctgcagaacatacacaagtcgccggagcgtgtccgtttgctccctcagtagtacaagcattgcttgagtcgcctgcttgtgttcctcacgccacctctcctcccattcgctgtgctccctccactgcctctgctggtccgcctcggctaggtagcagcccacacattcatcgaaaatcgtgtcccttgtctttttctttcgccgcctaatcttcgccagcctctgcgaggtggatgctgtggaaggtctggagacagtggaagctgtgagatgggaaacagttagttaattccttgcaatgatacttttttgcgaacaattaactgagtctaggctgtctctgtgaattttttgttgagaacccctgtgcctgctgttgcacaaatcatttgcgcggtggattctgggtaaatgtcgccagtcattccttcctccgggaaagcaagggcagacaatcatttcgatcacgttttccatgaaatgccctggcacacgccatagcgtggcaacaatggaccctattttgccttttgtgtatgtcaccgtatgtgtactgtatgccgctgatagaggcggaccagcagcgctacacagcagcatgcttatgcttttgcatgacagcagcgatggttaccaggcatactgcaccgtctaccataccatgaactggtaagaagacggtaataagatggtcatggttacctgtccttttgcactgcgccatttggtgctgtcataagtgcccctggtcgatcagccaggggcacaaaagcaaaatttgggaatgactccccgagtcaatccctcctttttgggtatctaaaaatagaatcagtcctgcctagattatgtgcaagtgtactagagaaccactgtatcatacaaccagagaccacagctgctctctgtccaatcctgcataaattttgagctgaacgctattcacagggtgtgctcctgaaacaaccccagctgttcattccgttcttcccccagccttcctgggttccagtaccattgtccccccacttgtgtgatgaagtaatatagaatgcatatagacacaggtagtcgtttgtgagaaatgagtggaaggaagcctccagctgcaatgatagtccagagatgacattaaggggtgtggaggagggagccactcatccctctgctagtccaggggcaattgaatcttttctttacaatgaagggtgggggctgatggatctcagccccctgttgcaatgatgaggacggttaccagccatactgcaccatctaccatgaaaaattagcaacaggcggccttgaccgaccggtcccaagcaagttggtacggttgtcatggttaccagcccttttgcactgccccatgtgccaataggctgatgatgaggatggatttccatcgttttgtaccatcagccatccatagcgtggggggagcaaggatgttggtgttgagtgctgcaccatcgcgtctatctgcagcattcagtacagatacggtgacatgtaaaagagtcaacagaggattgttttccctttaacttctgggggtcgggggggtgcgtaaattgccgagctatgccccgtcccaccgcggacactgtgtttgaccctagaagcatttggagatcagccaagaatgcaaatgcttttcggagacagcaggaactgtgggataccttgcgtcctcgttcccccctccctccatgagcgtccatttgtttctttggctttccgttacgctcgtcacgcagctgcgtgctgagtctgtgctatgccgtctgtccgtttatttattaaaaatactttggaccaggcgtaacgtaacatttcttcccctacttagatgcaggagtctccgagcgagatcaccgtgaggacaggcactgaaggagatagagagcgcatgctgcgtgaaagctagcacgaaccacggacctatgcagccgtgctctgggaggcagtgctccctgaataccgcatgaaagcctcgcgcggaaaagtgtgctatcacggagcacccaataaggcagctctccccaggaacctcctgctgatgcttatcgattaacggcaggagagcttcgtggcgttctcccaggaggatttctgttctatcaccatatatacagagacctccttttcacacacttcagattcctgttatattaagaataaaagttaacatggttaaagcacttaccgactgctcctacccctgattcaggatccgggttcctggccggggagggttggtaggggatctccgtgagggtgatgaagagatcctggctgtcggggaaaccagcgttgtaagcgctgtcgcctgcctcgtcctccacaaacccttcctcatcttccccgtccgtgaacatcgtcgaggaactgtccgtcgacactgtcccatcatcagagtccatggtcactggtggggcagtggtggcaggctccgtagcgtccgttggccgctttgattttttggtagccttgtctggggtccttgattttcacgcggcgctgcgttgcatgacggctgtatcctcagtctgtatcatggctttggagaccttctcgtaggtctttgcattccgttcgttggagagcagctccgaaagcacagactcctcgccccacacaccgatcagatccaagagttcccggtcagtctatgccgggtccctctttctattcagagattacatgaactcctctgctggagagctctgcattgctgccggtgctgcggagctcgccccgatgtgcaaccagaacgtcagattcaaaccgcccagacaggaaaatgaattcaaattttcgcgggtcatttcctgtgtggctgggcagagaatccaagctcgggctgctgtccagagcgtcaacagagtggtgcagtgtgggatagctcccggagctactaagttcgatttccatccacacctagcctaattcgaactagccatgtcgaatttagcgttactccacctgccggggtggagtaccaaattcgaactaaagagccctctagttcgaattaaatggcttcctggtgtggacggttgagcggttagttcgaattaacgctgctaaattcgaattaaagtcctagtgtagaccaggccatagattctaggactggaagggacctcgagaggtcatcgtgtccagtcctctgccctcatggcaggaccaaatactgtctagaccagccctgataaacatttatctaacctactcttaaatatctccagagatggagatttcacaacctccctaggcaatttattccagtgtttaaccaccttgacagttaggaactttttcctaatgtccaacctaaacctcccttgctgcagtttaagcccattgcttcttgtttattCTTAGAGGCTAACTAAGGTGGACaagttttttccctcctccttatgacacccttttatatacctgaaaactgctatcatgtcccctctcagtcttctcttttccaaactaaacaaacccatttctttcagccttccttcataggtcaggtTCTCAAGACCttcaatcattcttgttgctcttctctggaccctctccaatttctccactctttcagtacctgttttCCCTCAATTACAAGTTTCATCCTGTGAGTTAATCGACGATGAAACCGCGTGTGTGCCTTGGAAGCACGCAAAAGACCGGTACTCTGTCTCTGGCAATACCAACAtcttcatagcctgtttcaccactGCTTATGCCTGCTTAGAACTATACAACCTCCTAGAGAGGTTGCAAGAGTGGTGCCTGTACCATGACACTGTGTtggtgatatttgtgaaaagggagaGTGAGTGGAATCCCCCTCTGGGGGATTATTTCGGGGCAACAACCGGTGTTATTTTAAACCATCTCCATAAACCATTTTCCATACCTTCAAAGAATTTGAAGGGTTAACATCAGCGGGTCTGGTATGTATAGTTCTGTGAAACTCTGGTTGTAACTCTTTAAAGTCAGGTAACACATCAATGTAGCAAAAGGTgttatgggctgtaaaatatctccacatcctagtttttaaagttctgttaaatCGCTCTACAACCCCTGCTTTGACTTCATTATTTGTAACAAGATGGTGAACTCCATGCTACTTTAACAATCTgctt
Proteins encoded:
- the LOC123362533 gene encoding uncharacterized protein LOC123362533 gives rise to the protein MELLRALRRKRRHKKKKLKPKAFGCCEEELEEAGASLETCCPVHLEKLRLAQRLRLVDRRVQYMARHLEEVLIPPSVSTSGMSQFYSSRESTTSALWSPNSFSLREASMTWSEPLCHTREIMTVTSWEGSTHPIQAQPLPRPPAHSRRDRREQNIGLDQMSAHGSDFNIRQKHLQSQLGAPQSLIPGEPLLGEQDTKQQWEFNTDRPKSGFPAKVPKPLRSDTRPQHAQENQEPCVCPWGPLPQKAHKIMASPDAILARLVPTAGVKLQDHMAQKCFEIEMKAFPKIVRESHRDAPLLRETALPGRLHSPREPGKHRTAAFPTMGQQPAHPVELHIRREHLIMQRGLLTLDPEPQAKLPHAVQARGASVEFSEMETDFLQMGRQSTSSSSSTRPPTPVEDTTMEMGRNDSAAGNQTNPDHCTLPAGMDLTSPPPGTTIAEKTLEATLQIYRSELRKPLTSAAHDLQIKQLTEMLSSSRPLAGQVSVCQQCRKAHPGKRKGEKTPKETSAEPHGVRDIMHSHGFNGTVNSKLSRDQPPIRVCEKCDKHRRKRPAGSAGADLPGRSHGIPQRWTPGDSSASSNHNKMPVLWLLPADKSKRQDGKGKRAPRKQPKVVSVATSTTGLSQAGEKGSGSPDGSPSKSPKASRARTPSPSRSKVLQKMLMCLKQTFSKLQNKVKSRMSKDSRSRTPDTKFTKPPFWKARASKGVRFPY